The sequence CTATGcattctatttgttttttgttttttgtttttttttttctttaattttttaactattagtgattaaaaaaaattaaacaaaatgataaaaataaataaattaaacctaTAAAACTTTGATTGGAAAAGCTTATTTCAATATgtgactttaaattatttttaaaatacaattcaagattaaaatattaaaataattatttttaaatgatttcaacatgattttttttatttcatatcatAACAATATGTATTGtatcaaaatctaaaatatatgtaaaaattataGAAACAATGGTTAGGCCTCCTTattaaacatatgaaaattgtatcttaaaaatgttattattaatattatattttaatgaaacTTTCATTAGTTACTTGTAACAATGTTACTAAAATGTTAtactattaataataaaaaataagaaataaaactaaaaataaatttaaattataaaaattacttaaattttaacttattcaattataaaatatcaaaattgaattagatttaaaaaattaaaaatataaaaagatataactaaattatattaatatttttattgtgcTTTCCTTtatgaaactttttttaatgaaaagggaaatagaaaaatattaaaataattttataaaataaattaaagaggTGGAACAAAAGTGACATAGGGGGAGAGTATACCTAATAAAGAgcggagaaaaaaagaaaaaattacataaaagtcaAAAAAATGAGATGTATAAGGCCTATAGTTTATATCATATGGTCTgcatattatatatgtatataatgtCTATACCATGTAGAACAATACCATAaaattaggggaaaaaaaacatagatataAATCTCCCAAATGAAGATGCACGCATATATGTATATGATATAACATCATGAAAATGAGGAGtactatatataaatatgtaatcCCCCAGGACTGCTTCTTTCCATGtcttctcttttcttcaacCCTAATCATTCTgcagaaaatcaaaagaaaaccaaataaattactgaaaaaaataatattatgtaaattattATCACAATGCTAGTTAGACCTCTCTTAAACCCTAATCATCACTCTTCAAATATGATAAACTAAGGAaaatactgatttttttttttctatggatgacatgatatGATTATGCGATGATCATGAGCTAGCCAAGaaaaatgaagtgaaaaaaTGTTCCTTGGATTATTATATATGGTGAGGATGATTGAACTTACTGTGGAAGTAATGCCTATGGAGCCAAATCCAAGGTATTGGAAGGTGAAGTCCTGGAGGTTGGGGTAGGTTGGCTAGGGGCGGTAAGAGTAGAAATGAGGGGGGAGCGTGGCCAGTTGAAAGACACTGTTGTGTTGTTCTTCTCCACTGAATGGGAACTTCTCTATCATTGGCTTCAGCTCAATTCCCAattgttgctgctgctgctttATTGCTGCTGCTTGCTGCTTTTCCTGGATTTGACCATCCATTTtctgttagattaatttttgtaattaatctataatttgggccacacatgtaaataattaaaatgtgtgtgctatcatttaattaagcctaaatatagtgatctaattaataattgattaatggcttaagggtataattgtcatgagattattgtgtagataccattagataattattatttctatgaggggcagaaatataattgtgataaaattaaaactgccctagcagtttataaatagggttatggtccccattctaccactacgcattccaatttccgaaaatcctctcagagagaaattgaaacagaatctagtggccagaattggaagaccatctcaaagggttttcttcctataaggtttctctttcaatggattcaggtatgtttccgctattatttttctactcattttttttaatcaggagattccagtatagatgaaattagggtattcatcttggttgatTTTAACAagaatattccagtatatatgaaattagggtattcatcttggttgagttataacaagaaatattccagtatatatgaaattgggGTATTCacccttggttgagttataacaagaaatattccagtatatatgaaattggggtattcaccttggttgatttataacaagtggtatcagagccaactccttgattaatttttgagttattattttaatatatatatatatatatgtcaatggattaagatttatgaaatattgagttgataaattttttttttttttattactattattattattattattatttaatagcattttatgatattaatatttaagttattgatctaACATTTTAAATAGGCTAATTAAAGCGGAAAATCACCAAAGTGACATCTTTCGTGTAGATTAGTCTGTTCGGGGTGttagatatttgtgtgtatgtgATTCATGCGGGTATTGACTGGCCCaaaggaaagttaatatttggtcaaattgcatacatacctgtgatgataaatatgtgatgattataaaggtaacttaatgtgaataataaatcaatccaaagatagatttattatttgacataACTTATCATCAATGTTTGATTACTACAACAAGAGTACCACTTACAGTTAATATTACTGTCCAAAGACTTGATATTAAtgttgtgctaggtatcttgaaatgtcataatttgcttttaaatttaaagattatgtgtttaattgcttattttatgtgagcatgatggtttatttgattcattttattttgttctggaTTCAGCTTTTATATCAACTACTTCTATATCTGCCAACATCAATAATGTCCCTATGTTAAATGGGACTAATTTTAAGGACTGGAAAGAGAATATGATGATTCTCTTAGGCTGCATGGATATAGACTTAGCCTTGAGAATGCCCAAACCCGATGAACTCAATGAGCAAAGTACTCAAGAGGATGAGGTTTATTGGGGTAAGTGGGAACGTTCAAATAGGCTAagtcttatgatcatgaagCGCGGAATTCCAGAAGCTTTCAGGGGTGCGGTAACCGATGAGGTTACTAATGCCAGTGACTTCCTTGCGGAAATTCAGAAACGTTTTGCCAAAAACGATAAGGCTGAAACGAGCACGCTTTTAGCAAGCTTGATTTCAATGAAGTATAAAGGCAAGGGTAATGTTCGGGAGTACATCATGGAGATGTCTCATCTTGCTTCAAAACTTAAGGCTTTGAAACTTGAGTTATCTGATGATTTACTCGTGCATTTGGTTCTCATCTCTCTTCCTgcacaatttaatcaattcaagGTCAGTTATAACTGTCAAAAGGAtaaatggactcttaatgagctcatttcattctgtgtgcaagaggaagagagattgaagcaaGACAAGACCGAAAGTGCTCATCTAGCTAGCACTTCCAAGGATAAGGGCAAACGAAGGAATAAGGATAATAAGGTTGCTGCTTCTAATGGCctagaacaaaagaaacagaaagttgAGGTAACATGTTTCTTCTGTAATAAGCCTGGACATACTAAGAAGGAATGTACCAAGTATGCTGCTTGGCGTGTTAAGAAAGGTATAATTCTTACTTTGGTCTGTTCTGAAGTTAATTTAGCTTCAGTATCTAGAaacacatggtggttagattctGGTGCTACTACTCACATTTGTGTTTCTATGCAGGGTTGCCTGAGTTACCGAAAACCAAGTGATGCTGAAAGATGCATCTATGTCGGAGACGGTCAGTCGGTAGAAGTGGAGGCAATAGGgcactttagattattattgaaatctggttattttttggatttaatagaTACTTTCGTTGTACCGTCTTTcagacggaatttaatttcagTTTCTGTTTTGGACAAATCAGGTTAttcttgttcatttggaaacaatagatttgcattatctattaattcaaatattgtAGGAACCGGTTTACTTAATGTTTATGATAATCTATATTTGTTGGAAACTGTTCCGTCCtataatgaaaccttgcatgtgGAATCACGAGGTACAAAACgtaaattgaataaagataattCGGCCTCAttgtggcacaaacgcctaggtcatatCTCTAAATCTAGAGTTGAGCGACTTGTGTCCGATGGGATTTTAGATTCACTTGACTtttcagattttgatatttgtgttgagtgtattaaaggaaaacagaccaaaacaaagaaattaggtGCAAATAGAGCCACAGACgtcttagaattaattcatacagatATCTGTGGACCATACCCTACGGCATCTTGGAATGGTCAACAGTACTTTATaacattcatagatgactattcaagatatGGCTACCTATTTCTTATACATGAGAAATCACAATCATTGGACgtgttcaaaacatttaaagcagaagttgagttacaactcaacaaaagaataaagagcgtcagatctgaccgtggtggtgaatactatggtagatatgacggatcaggTGAACAATGTCCAGGACCATTTGCTAAATACCTAGAGGAATGTGGGATCGtccctcaatacaccatgccaggATCACCTAGCatgaatggtgtagcagaaagacgAAACCGAACCCTTAAGGACATGGTAAggagtatgattagtcattctaCTTTACCCGAAAAACTCTGGGGTGAAGCACTCAAAACGGCAGCTTATATCCTAAatcgggtgccaactaaagcggCTGCTAAAACGCCTTATGAGCTTTGGACGGGTCGAAAGCCCAGTTTAaagcattttcatatttggggaTGTCCAGCTGAAGCGAGACCTTATAAGcctcatgaaaagaaattggactctaaAACAGTTAGCAGCTACTTTATTGGCTATGCAGAGCGATCAaggggttttaaattttatgatcctGCTATTAGGTCAATTTTTGAGACGGGAACTGCAACATTTTTTAGGATGTTGAGTTAGGGGGAGAAATCAGGTTAGGAATATTGtctttgaggaggaagagggatctactattgcttttgataatgtacaggtttcactacctatcattgatcaagaagtaaatttggaTCCTCAACCAACAGACAATATTGTTCaacccttaattgcaaatgaggacattgctcctgaagaacaaactcaacaacctcaagaaaatatgccattaaggagatccacgagagagaggagaaatgcAATTTCGGACGATTATATCGTATATCTCCAGGAACATGAGGTAGAAAGTGGAATGATGGAAGATGATCCAATCAACTTCCAGCAAGCCATGAAAAGTTCCAACTCTCAGAAATGGAttgaagccatgaatgaagagtacaAATCTATGCAAGACAATAAAGTTTGGGAACTTGTCCCATTACCAGTTGGTACGAAgcccattggttgtaaatggatatttaaaaccaagcgggattcaaatggtaatgtagaaaggtataaagcacgtcttgtagctaaaggctttactcaaaaagaaggaattgacTTCAAAGAGACCTTCTCTCCAGTTTCTACGAAGGACTCTTTCAGGATAATCATGGCACTAGTTGCACATTATGATcttgagttacatcaaatggatgttaaaacagcgtttctcaatggtgacattgatgaaacaatttatatggtacaaccagaaaattttgtgtccgaagactcaaagaatatggtttgtaaattaactaaatccatttatgggctcaagcaagcttctcgtcagtggtacttcaagtttcatcaaattattgtctCATATGGTTTTGAGGCAAATCTTATGGATGAATGTGTGTATCACAAATTCAGTGGGAGTAAGTATATTTTCCTGGTTTTATATGTCGATGACATATTGCTagccacaaatgatattagcatattgcacgacaccaagagatttttatcaaaacattttgagatgaaagatcttggtgatgcCTCATTTGTCTTAGGAATCCAGATACACCGAGATCGTTCTAGgggtattttaggattgtcacaaAGGACCTATATTGATAAAGTCCTCCAAAGGTATGGCATGCAAAATAGCAAACCAGGTGATACCCCTGTCGCTAAAGGAGACAAATTCAGTCTTAATCAATGCcctaaaaatagtttagaaagTCAAGAAATGCAGAAGATTCCTTACGCTTCGGCTGTGGGGAGTCTAATGTATGCTCAGGTATGTACAcgtccggatattgcgtacattgttggcaTGTTAGGCAGATATCTAAGTAACCCTGGAATGGATCATTGGAGAGCAGCCAAGAGGGTTATGAGATATTTACAGAGAACAAAAGAGTACATGCTTACATATAGGAGATTGGATCAGTTAGAGTTCATTGGGTATTCCGACTCTGACTTTGCTGGATGCCAAGACAGCAGAAGATCCACATCAGGCTATATTTATCTGTTGGCTGGTGGAGCAATTTCATGGAGGTCTGCCAAACAGACACTCGTAACTTCATCCACCATGGAAGCAGAGTTTGTAGCATGTTATGAGGCATCCAATCAAGGAATATGGCTACGAAATTTTGTCACTGGGCTGCGTGTTCTGGATGGTATTGAAAGACCACTGAAgatattttgtgacaataaatcagcagttttatattccaataacaacaggagttctacaaaatcaaaatacattgatatcaagttcctagttgtaaaagaaaaagtacagagTGGACAGATATCCATAGAGCATATTGGAACAAACTCCATGATAGCGGATCCGCTTACAAAGGGATTACCACCCAAGGTCTTTCATGAGCACACTGCTCATATGGGTGTTGTCTCATTTGAGGATATCCAAATTTAGTGGgagtttatattattcattgtatattgctctatgttatgtttagactttatctataaatttggattgtgttctgcagaaataaagtattcattttattgcactctgttaaattatgctaaagatttgatctcaataaagttaagtaggaccagttggaaataggcatgaacagatcacattgcatgtaatttccatgctatgcACTCATGATTGATCTATGTCATTTAGCTGTATAGATATATGTGACCATTGATTGGTCTAGTAACGATTGATGTAACAAAGACCACCTTGATCCTATGTCAGTATAGTTAATGGACGAGATTGTTCGGATATACCCTAAGGACATGATAGCAAATTTTGAGCTCATAAGGTTAAgcacatttatttgattacatatgcatgtggcccagtgggagattgttagattaatttttgtaattaatctataatttgggccacacatgtaaataattaaaatgtgtgtgctatcatttaattaagcctaaatatagtgatctaattaataattgattaattggcttaagggtataattgtcatgagattattgtgtagataccattagataattattatttctatgaggggcagaaatataattgtgataaaattaaaactgccctagcagtttataaatagggttatggtccccattctactactacgcattccaatttccgaaaatcctctcagagagaaattgaaacagaatctagtggccagaattggaagaccatctcaaagggttttcttcctataaggtttctctttcaatggattcaggtatgtttccgctattatttttctactcattttttttaatcaggagattccagtatagatgaaattagggtattcatcttggttgatTTTAACAagaatattccagtatatatgaaattagggtattcatcttggttgagttataacaagaaatattccagtatatatgaaattgggGTATTCacccttggttgagttataacaagaaatattccagtatatatgaaattggggtattcaccttggttgatTTATAACATTTTCCACCCATCCAAACACAACATAATGTGAGTTAACTTCAGTTAAATCTATTACTAATGAGCCATTTTCCACCCTAGGAAAATTGGAATTGAATggcattaatttaatttcactCACCCAGTGGCATATCTGCTCGTTTTCCTCTTCCAACATTTTCACCTAAATTCAAACAACACCTAAGAAATGTTTAATTTCAATGGCGAGCGAGCAATGTGATGATGATGGTAATTGTGTGCATGGTGTGAGATGAAGTTGAGatggttagggttagggttttacCTTCCTCTGAAGATTGTCTATCTGTTGTTGGAGGAGCTGGTACTGCATCCATGTATTTCCAAGGCTTAAATATTGTTAACTAAATGTatcatcttcaatttttttcagcatttgaaatattttcatattcaatgaagaagttattacaTCTCAGAGTTATCAGCATGGATTAAAACCATTAATTGGTAAGGTTAATTATGAATAAATATGTCTGAAAAATGAGATAAAGGAAACTAATTAGTAATACATTTCGAACTCGAACCTTCTTAATTGAGTGTTCATGTTGTTGTTCAAGTTCATCAAAGTCCTTGAACTGTATGGAGCTTAAGTCATCGCCAGTGTAGCGCTGCAGATTCAGTTGAAGATTGTGCGTCTCATTCCTCATCCTCGCTAGCTCATTGTGCAGTTGTTTCTACAATTTTTCAGTAAGCAGACACGAAAATTAGTCTCAAAATTTAAGAACTTGTACTAATTAGCCATAACTGGACTAATTATGCAGAAGATGAGATGATGGCTCCTACCCGGTTATCCTGCTTGGAAATATGAGTTCCAGTGACTCTTTGGTACCTTCTTATGATTTGTTCCATGCTGCAGCAATTCAAGGAAAAAACAAACTATGAGATATGTCCAATCAAGCGAGTACTTACCGATGAACATGAAATTAGAAGAAGATCATCATGCTATTGTGTTTCTAAAAATGTCAGGATATAGACATTAGTTGagtctttaacatttttttccccttagaAAATGATGAGTTTTTTGAATTGTTTCTCCTAATTCGCATATAATGTTGAGTTTACTTGAAAGTTCCTCGATGAATCCGTTTATTTAAAATCGTAGTATTGGGATGAGATGTCAGAGATTATGATGAattgatttctctttttatatGCCTTTGTCACATGTAATTTTTTGTGAAATACACGAGAAAATCTTAATGAAATCTCAGTGAAAAATATCTGAACATAAATTTGGGGTTTTCATGAAGATTATGCTTAAATCATCACCTTAATTATCATTCTAGATTACAAATTAAAAACGAGTAGAAGTAAATATGTTGCATCAGAGCTTTCTATATATAGATTGATCAAAACTGATAAACAATCATCACAAAACTAGCCATGGCTACGTGGTACGAAAACCCTAGCTAGTTTGTTAGAATCATGGAAGAGCTACAAACACTCaagtaggtaaaaaaaaaaatgaaattctaatGGGGTTAATGGAATAATAAAGCTTTGGTTTAATACTCAGTGAGTGGTTGGGAGCCATTAATGAAAGAAACCCAAGGCATCAATCACAGCAGATGAAATCAAGAACATGAAGATTGAGCTCTACCAATTGAAAGCCTTCATCAATTCTATAAACCCTAGTCATGACCAAGAAAAAATGAAGTCAGTGACAattaaaggggaaaaaagacAATTAATAAGCATGAAAGTTGAAAGAGAGAAATGAGTAGTTGCACCTTGAAGGTAGACTGCAGTATTCAAACAACTTGCCGGTGCATGAGAAGATGATGAGCCCAATCTGGGCATCACAAAGCACATAAAGTTATTGAGCCTTTTTTAACAACCCTCATCAACGCTTTGAGAAGGTGACTTGCCTATTGGTGTTGTTCTCAATCCTCCTTATtgatcgctcggattttgtcgtttattggatcaaaacaaaatttataacctaattcaccattctatagcaatttgtacccgatcaaaaagtggttttagtacaaactactgtagtatagtggttttttaggtatcgtccacaaggatggattattcttggtaattaaggcttgaatgagatgataagaaatgattgtgatcaagtgaaattgacttgaaattgcatgataaaattccaaaataacaatgtattcaaattgagagaaaaatgaagtgtaaaagataagaaaattaataagatgtgagattctcggagttaggattttctagaaagcaatttccatggtgaatagatgttaagatctaattttcatcaagttagattgaaaacctaaattctcatctaaaccgatttttgatttagctttaggtctagatctaattccctccaaattaggtaatctaatccaagagatcaatttgaatcatatattcaattcatcttaaattatcttccgatgattcacacaatgcaactattcaatctcatcaaatctagcattaaggatttgatgaatctacctagcttgcattgtagtaatcatccaagacaatttgaagagaaaaatcctcaaatttcaattaatcaatcaattggatcaaattacctttgcaattcaagctcaattctctaattcaccatagatcttgcctctagatcctccctactccgagaaaaacgagatttagccactcatgcttggagatttgatctcacaagacatgtttggctaccgagaaaatgagagaaaatgaaggaaagtagagaattatatagagagaagaagtatgaaaagttctacaattagaaaatgtatcaaaagtccCTAAATGAGTAAAATcttgtttctatttataggccaaggttaaaaggacacttggcaacattttagaggtcttccggatgcttcttcatcaaggaatctggagaaaatgcattttcgcacgagcccctagcaatctcgcatgataaTGCAAAGTGGAGAGTCCATCAGCTTCattttcgttcttctggagcgtttcgcatgactgtgcgaaaatttcgcatggtcgtGCGAAATTGTTTTTCACAATTCCCTTATGTGCTGCAGCCAATACCCAtgctgtttcatttcgcatgattatgcgaaaatttcgcatggtcatgcgaaatcgagAAATATGCTTTTCCAactcctctttgcaatttctctcattttttcatgtttaatccatctccaccaccttcaattaagctccaaatcccaatccaaactgattgcattgcttctttcattatgcatttggatcatcatcaactttatttgttttcttcaatttgattaatctcttttgtcaccaatttatcaaaattatacattgaaatgactccaaaacttcataaaacttgttagcaactcttgcaagggcaacaacatgctgagtgttttaggcataattattactcaaaagacatgaaactcatgagaattattatctaaaatatgctctttttgagtagtaatcacttatCGCGATCTTTCCACGTCCCATTTATCCAACAGTCTGGTGTTGTCCATTTTCTTCTTAGTGAAAGAcgtaaaaaaaatggatatatattatgccattttcattgCTTGGATTTCCTAGCTTGGAGATGTAAAAAACAAGATTGTATTTCTAAATCCTCTACTGAGGTCGAGTATTGTGTCATGTCTACTGCTTGTTCTGAAATTGTATGGCTACGCGGTATTCTTGAGGAGCTTTGGTTTCCTCAGACTGCTTGTACCTCTCTTCATGCTGATAATACTAGTGTTATTGAGATTGCCACCAATCCCGTTTTCCATGAACGCACCAAGCACATTGAGGTTGATTGTCATTCTATTCGAGACACCTTGAAAAGTTGGGTGATATCTCTTCCTCGCATCTTTTCTGATCTCCAAGGGGTTGATGTCTTCACCAAAGCTTTGACTCGACAACAACATCAATTTCTTGTTAGCAAATTGTTGTTGGTTGACTTACTAGCATCAATTTAAGGGGGAATGTTACCGTATACAATTTTaggaatttatataatttaggACTCTATTAATATTGCTTGTACAGATTGGTAGTTGTACAGATTGGCTTACTATGTATAGATGTTGAATATTAGGAATCAGTTAGATTCTGTGTAAAGCGTATACTTCTGTGCATgcatattatacatataatgTCCATACTATGTAGTGTTATAccataaaattagaaaaaaaaaaaaaaaacatggatatAAAATCTCCTAAATGAAGATGCATGCATATATGTATATGATATAACATCATGAAAATAAGGAGtactatatataaatatgtaatcCCCCAGTATTGTTTCCATCCATGTCTCTTCTTCTCTTAAACCCTAATGATTATGCAGAAGAGCAAAATAAAAGCAatgaaattactaaaaataataagattatgtAAATTACTATCACAATGCTAGCTAGACCTCTCTTAAACCCTAATCATCACTCTTC is a genomic window of Vitis riparia cultivar Riparia Gloire de Montpellier isolate 1030 chromosome 1, EGFV_Vit.rip_1.0, whole genome shotgun sequence containing:
- the LOC117912674 gene encoding uncharacterized protein LOC117912674; its protein translation is MLNGTNFKDWKENMMILLGCMDIDLALRMPKPDELNEQSTQEDEVYWGKWERSNRLSLMIMKRGIPEAFRGAVTDEVTNASDFLAEIQKRFAKNDKAETSTLLASLISMKYKGKGNVREYIMEMSHLASKLKALKLELSDDLLVHLVLISLPAQFNQFKVSYNCQKDKWTLNELISFCVQEEERLKQDKTESAHLASTSKDKGKRRNKDNKVAASNGLEQKKQKVEVTCFFCNKPGHTKKECTKYAAWRVKKGLPELPKTK